The following coding sequences are from one Nitrospirota bacterium window:
- a CDS encoding NAD(P)-dependent glycerol-3-phosphate dehydrogenase, with protein sequence MKETQDRTQADGPSAQRVGVIGAGAWGTALARHLANKGLPVMLWAYEPDVVESINRQRENRRFLPGVALPPALSATSRLADAVRDQDWLLFAVPSHAARSVLQQMGPLLSLPLPVVSATKGIEEGTLNVMTRIMQDVLSAGMHPMLAVLSGPSFAAEVCRDHPTAVTLACNDDQVCRFLQASLMTPLFRVYASRDVLGVQLGGALKNVIALAAGIVDGLGLGHNARAALITRGLAEMNRLGSAMGADPRTFYGLSGIGDLVLTCTGALSRNHQVGMRLGRGERLDDILKDMQAVAEGVRTSHAALGLAERHGVDMPIVREVCAVLFENKSCARAVTDLMERAARGEMEASPTDGERS encoded by the coding sequence GTGAAAGAAACGCAAGACAGGACGCAAGCCGACGGACCGTCGGCTCAACGCGTCGGGGTGATCGGAGCCGGCGCCTGGGGCACGGCCCTGGCCAGGCACTTGGCCAACAAAGGGTTGCCGGTCATGTTGTGGGCGTACGAGCCGGATGTGGTGGAGTCGATCAACCGGCAGCGGGAAAATCGGCGGTTCCTACCCGGCGTCGCGCTGCCGCCCGCTCTATCGGCGACGAGCCGGTTGGCCGACGCGGTGCGGGATCAGGACTGGCTGCTCTTTGCCGTGCCGTCCCACGCGGCCCGATCTGTTTTGCAGCAGATGGGGCCGCTCCTCTCTCTCCCGCTTCCGGTGGTCAGCGCGACGAAGGGCATTGAGGAAGGGACCCTGAACGTGATGACGCGGATCATGCAAGACGTCTTGTCCGCCGGGATGCATCCGATGCTGGCCGTGCTGTCGGGCCCCAGCTTTGCGGCGGAGGTCTGCCGCGATCACCCGACGGCCGTGACCCTGGCTTGCAACGACGACCAGGTATGCCGGTTCCTTCAAGCCTCGCTGATGACGCCTCTGTTCCGGGTCTATGCAAGTCGGGATGTCTTGGGCGTCCAACTCGGCGGGGCCCTCAAGAACGTCATTGCGCTCGCGGCCGGCATCGTCGACGGGCTGGGCTTGGGGCATAATGCGCGGGCCGCCCTGATTACCAGGGGCTTGGCGGAGATGAACCGACTTGGATCAGCCATGGGGGCCGACCCCAGGACATTTTATGGACTGTCGGGGATCGGGGACCTGGTCCTGACGTGCACGGGAGCCCTGAGCCGCAACCATCAGGTGGGCATGAGGCTCGGTCGCGGCGAGCGGCTCGATGACATTCTCAAGGACATGCAGGCGGTGGCCGAGGGGGTCAGGACGTCGCACGCCGCTCTGGGGTTGGCCGAACGGCATGGCGTGGATATGCCCATCGTCCGCGAAGTCTGTGCGGTCCTGTTTGAGAACAAGTCTTGCGCACGGGCTGTGACGGACCTCATGGAACGGGCCGCCCGAGGGGAGATGGAGGCCTCGCCGACGGACGGCGAGCGTTCGTAA